A portion of the Phycodurus eques isolate BA_2022a chromosome 3, UOR_Pequ_1.1, whole genome shotgun sequence genome contains these proteins:
- the agtpbp1 gene encoding cytosolic carboxypeptidase 1 isoform X3, which yields MNKPKMASEKGVPSNSRAQILLAQLEKLTGDGMVRDPEMARQITSKLLHLIQTQEKTSKEVMSKGTSGMEVILSSLESTRDIPTILNILCILSELLTLGKGRRAGVFVSKGGTAVLLRILISANKEFPPNEELMLQVHSLLAKVGPKDRKLGVKARLTGALNVTINLIKKNLQNVKLLLPCLQVLRVYSANMVNAISLGNSGAIELMFKIVAPYSKKNTSLIKVSVDALVALLKSKTNARRAVEGSYVSTLLALYLDWHRNDTWHRHTVIRKGLLACLRNVTNIKLGRRAFTKADGMRILYNSSSECLSVRTLDPLVNASSLIMRKCFPKNRLPLPTIKSAFHYQLEHVLASGPVAQRYSQPPGGRTQAQLCSEPLKKVDDVVDDSDDNEDTEADTENDTENEEDEKECRSLNDDIEKDINKLHPQKIPSRPYEELRVYEKFFVELSEDFQGYNFESPTTSSPAQSAQSIVVPTPQALPPNHITAPTAQNVSNASAPAPTIPPLQLETSQFGKDFNTKEEAHNQPVEQDWSQAPEYVSLNADEMRVKQKGSPISAPKPTQSPLLLEGIAIRCLAAGGGGSDCGSEGGEDEGSEGAVLEVPDTAQLLPLHDLDLYVEMVKGTKSVPHYTEVAYPDYFGHVPPTYRESLLERLYGVQRSKIFQDIERLIHPNNIMDKVVYDLDMPSCPVIESDGESLRFNSKFESGNLRKAIQIRKYEYDLILNSDINSNHHHQWFYFEVSGMRVGTMYRFNIINCEKSNSQFNYGMQALMYSVQEAISGRPRWVRTGTDICYYKNNFARSSIATGGQKGKSYYTMTFSTSFSHKDDVCYFSYHYPYTYSSLKMHLSKLEAMRAPEIYLRQDVLCETLGGNSCPFLTITAMPESNSSDHICQFRNRPFIFLSARVHPGETNASWVMKGTLEFLMGTSLLAATLREAYIFKIVPMLNPDGVVNGNHRCSLSGEDLNRQWQNPNPELHPTIYHTKSLLQYLAHTQRAPLVFCDYHGHSRKKNVFMYGCSLKETIWQSNISAASSDLQEDLAYRALPKILSQIAPAFSMASCSFVVERSKESTARVVVWREIGVQRSYTMESTVCGCDQGKYKGFQIGTRELEEMGAQFCVALLRLKRMTGLHNHQHLLDLESDLIGTQPKVVRLTRHWRDGP from the exons ATGAACAAACCCAAGATGGCCTCAGAGAAGGG TGTTCCCAGTAACTCCAGAGCGCAGATCCTGCTGGCCCAGCTGGAGAAGCTCACCGGCGACGGTATGGTGAGGGATCCCGAGATGGCGCGGCAGATCACCTCCAAGCTCCTGCATCTCATACAGACACAGG AGAAGACGTCGAAGGAGGTGATGTCCAAAGGCACCAGCGGCATGGAGGTCATTCTTTCTTCACTGGAG AGCACCCGGGACATCCCAACAATCCTGAACATCCTTTGCATACTGAGTGAGCTGCTGACCTTGG GCAAAGGACGCAGGGCGGGGGTCTTCGTATCGAAGGGAGGAACAGCAGTGTTACTCCGCATTCTAATCAGTGCCAACAAAGAGTTTCCCCCCAACGAGGAGCTCATGTTGCAGGTTCACTCCCTACTGGCCAAGGTGGGCCCAAAAG aCAGGAAGTTGGGCGTGAAGGCACGTCTGACTGGCGCTCTGAACGTCACAATAAACCTGATCAAGAAGAACCTCCAAAACGTCAAGCTGCTCCTGCCCTGCTTGCAGGTTCTCAGGGTTTACTCGGCTAACA TGGTGAACGCCATATCCCTGGGTAATAGCGGCGCTATAGAGCTGATGTTCAAGATTGTGGCACCGTACAGTAAGAAGAATACAAGTCTGATCAA GGTCTCTGTGGATGCACTCGTTGCTCTGCTGAAATCTA AGACAAATGCTCGGCGGGCGGTGGAGGGCAGCTATGTGTCCACCCTGCTGGCCCTGTACTTGGACTGGCACCGCAACGACACGTGGCATCGTCACACGGTGATCCGTAAGGGGCTGCTGGCCTGCCTGCGCAACGTCACCAACATCAAGCTGGGCAGGCGGGCGTTCACCAAGGCTGATGGCATGCGCATTTTGTACAACTCTTCAAGT GAGTGTCTCTCGGTGCGCACCCTGGATCCTCTTGTCAACGCCTCAAGTCTCATCATGAGGAAGTGCTTCCCAAAAAACCGCTTGCCTCTGCCTACCATCAAGTCAGCCTTCCATTACCAGCTGGAGCACGTGCTGGCTTCAGGGCCGGTCGCACAGCGCTACAGCCAACCACCTGGAG GAAGAACACAGGCTCAGCTCTGCAGCGAGCCCTTAAAGAAGG TGGACGACGTGGTGGATGACAGTGACGATAACGAGGACACAGAGGCAGACACGGAGAACGATACGGAGAATGAGGAAGATGAGAAGGAATGCCGCTCCCTG AATGACGACATTGAAAAGGATATAAACAAGCTCCACCCGCAAAAGATCCCGAGCCGACCTTACGAAGAGTTAAGAGTCTATGAGAAGTTTTTTGTGGAGCTGTCTGAAGACTTCCAG GGTTATAACTTTGAATCCCCCACCACATCTTCACCGGCTCAATCCGCTCAGTCCATCGTCGTGCCCACACCTCAGGCGCTGCCCCCGAATCACATCACTGCGCCCACAGCTCAGAACGTCAGCAACGCCTCTGCTCCCGCGCCCACCATTCCTCCTCTTCAGCTGGAGACTAGCCAGTTTGGCAAGGACTTCAACACAAAGGAGGAGGCACATAATCAACCAGTGGAGCAGGATTGGTCACAAGCACCTGAATATGTCTCCCTAAATGCGGATGAGATGAGAGTCAAACAAAAAGGATCTCCCATCAGTGCACCGAAGCCCACGCAGTCCCCTCTGCTTTTAGAGGGCATCGCCATTCGCTGTttagcagcaggaggaggaggatcagACTGTGGCTCTGAGGGCGGCGAGGATGAAGGCAGCGAAGGAGCTGTCCTGGAGGTGCCCGACACGGCTCAGCTTCTCCCGCTGCATGACCTGGACCTTTATGTGGAAATGGTCAAGGGGACAAAGTCTGTGCCGCACTACACCGAGGTGGCCTATCCGGACTACTTTGGACACGTGCCCCCCACGTATCGGGAGTCCCTTTTGGAGAGGTTGTACGGGGTACAGAG GTCTAAGATTTTCCAGGATATTGAGAGATTGATTCACCCAAACAACATCATGGATAAAGTTGTTTACGACCTTGACATGCCCAG ctgtcCCGTGATTGAAAGCGATGGCGAGTCACTGAGGTTCAACTCTAAGTTTGAGTCCGGCAACCTCAGGAAGGCCATCCAGATCCGGAA GTACGAGTACGATCTGATTCTGAACTCGGACATCAACagcaaccaccaccaccagtgGTTCTACTTCGAAGTGAGCGGCATGCGCGTGGGAACCATGTACCGCTTCAACATCATCAACTGTGAAAAGTCCAACAGCCAGTTCAACTATG gcaTGCAGGCGCTGATGTACTCGGTTCAGGAGGCCATCAGCGGCAGGCCTCGCTGGGTCAGAACAGGAACAGACATCTGTTACTATAA GAACAATTTTGCCAGGAGTTCCATCGCAACCGGCGGTCAGAAAGGGAAGTCCTACTACACGATGACCTTCAGCACTAGCTTCAGCCACAAGGATGACGTGTGCTACTTTTCTTATCACTACCCTTACACGTATTCCTCTCTAAAG ATGCACCTGTCAAAGCTGGAAGCTATGAGGGCGCCCGAGATTTACCTGAGACAAGATGTCCTGTGTGAGACGCTCGGAGGAAACAGCTGCCCGTTCCTCACCATCACCGCCATGCCAGAGTCCAACTCCAGTGATCACATCTGCCAGTTTA GAAATCGTCCATTCATCTTCCTGTCGGCCAGAGTGCACCCTGGGGAAACCAATGCCAGCTGGGTGATGAAAGGCACGTTGGAGTTCCTGATGGGCACCAGCCTGCTGGCGGCCACCCTGAGAGAGGCCTACATCTTCAAGATCGTACCCATGCTCAACCCTGACGGTGTCGTCAATGGAAA tCATCGTTGTTCTCTGAGCGGGGAAGATTTGAATCGGCAGTGGCAGAACCCCAATCCTGAGCTGCACCCCACCATCTACCACACCAAGAGCCTGTTGCAGTACCTCGCACATACGCAACGAGCGCCACTG GTGTTTTGCGACTACCACGGCCATTCCAGAAAGAAAAACGTCTTCATGTACGGCTGCAGTCTGAAGGAAACCATATGGCAGTCCAACATCAGCGCGGCGTCCAGTGACTTACAAGAAGATCTGGCATACAGG GCCCTTCCAAAGATCCTCTCCCAGATTGCGCCGGCCTTCAGCATGGCCAGCTGCAGTTTTGTGGTGGAGCGCTCCAAGGAGTCGACGGCGCGCGTGGTCGTGTGGCGGGAGATCGGCGTGCAGCGCAGCTACACCATGGAGAGCACCGTCTGCGGATGCGACCAGGGCAAATATAAG GGTTTTCAGATTGGCACCAGGGAGCTGGAGGAGATGGGAGCTCAGTTCTGCGTGGCGCTGCTGAGGCTCAAGAGAATGACGGGGCTCCACAACCATCAGCACCTGCTGGACCTGGAGAGTGACCTCATTGGGACGCAGCCTAAAGTAGTCAG ACTGACACGACACTGGAGAGATGGCCCGTGA
- the agtpbp1 gene encoding cytosolic carboxypeptidase 1 isoform X4 has product MNKPKMASEKGVPSNSRAQILLAQLEKLTGDGMVRDPEMARQITSKLLHLIQTQEKTSKEVMSKGTSGMEVILSSLESTRDIPTILNILCILSELLTLGKGRRAGVFVSKGGTAVLLRILISANKEFPPNEELMLQVHSLLAKVGPKDRKLGVKARLTGALNVTINLIKKNLQNVKLLLPCLQVLRVYSANMVNAISLGNSGAIELMFKIVAPYSKKNTSLIKVSVDALVALLKSKTNARRAVEGSYVSTLLALYLDWHRNDTWHRHTVIRKGLLACLRNVTNIKLGRRAFTKADGMRILYNSSSECLSVRTLDPLVNASSLIMRKCFPKNRLPLPTIKSAFHYQLEHVLASGPVAQRYSQPPGGRTQAQLCSEPLKKVDDVVDDSDDNEDTEADTENDTENEEDEKECRSLNDDIEKDINKLHPQKIPSRPYEELRVYEKFFVELSEDFQGYNFESPTTSSPAQSAQSIVVPTPQALPPNHITAPTAQNVSNASAPAPTIPPLQLETSQFGKDFNTKEEAHNQPVEQDWSQAPEYVSLNADEMRVKQKGSPISAPKPTQSPLLLEGIAIRCLAAGGGGSDCGSEGGEDEGSEGAVLEVPDTAQLLPLHDLDLYVEMVKGTKSVPHYTEVAYPDYFGHVPPTYRESLLERLYGVQRSKIFQDIERLIHPNNIMDKVVYDLDMPSCPVIESDGESLRFNSKFESGNLRKAIQIRKYEYDLILNSDINSNHHHQWFYFEVSGMRVGTMYRFNIINCEKSNSQFNYGMQALMYSVQEAISGRPRWVRTGTDICYYKNNFARSSIATGGQKGKSYYTMTFSTSFSHKDDVCYFSYHYPYTYSSLKMHLSKLEAMRAPEIYLRQDVLCETLGGNSCPFLTITAMPESNSSDHICQFRNRPFIFLSARVHPGETNASWVMKGTLEFLMGTSLLAATLREAYIFKIVPMLNPDGVVNGNHRCSLSGEDLNRQWQNPNPELHPTIYHTKSLLQYLAHTQRAPLVFCDYHGHSRKKNVFMYGCSLKETIWQSNISAASSDLQEDLAYRALPKILSQIAPAFSMASCSFVVERSKESTARVVVWREIGVQRSYTMESTVCGCDQGKYKVVLQSFLCPLPPSFISSLPMTTEELL; this is encoded by the exons ATGAACAAACCCAAGATGGCCTCAGAGAAGGG TGTTCCCAGTAACTCCAGAGCGCAGATCCTGCTGGCCCAGCTGGAGAAGCTCACCGGCGACGGTATGGTGAGGGATCCCGAGATGGCGCGGCAGATCACCTCCAAGCTCCTGCATCTCATACAGACACAGG AGAAGACGTCGAAGGAGGTGATGTCCAAAGGCACCAGCGGCATGGAGGTCATTCTTTCTTCACTGGAG AGCACCCGGGACATCCCAACAATCCTGAACATCCTTTGCATACTGAGTGAGCTGCTGACCTTGG GCAAAGGACGCAGGGCGGGGGTCTTCGTATCGAAGGGAGGAACAGCAGTGTTACTCCGCATTCTAATCAGTGCCAACAAAGAGTTTCCCCCCAACGAGGAGCTCATGTTGCAGGTTCACTCCCTACTGGCCAAGGTGGGCCCAAAAG aCAGGAAGTTGGGCGTGAAGGCACGTCTGACTGGCGCTCTGAACGTCACAATAAACCTGATCAAGAAGAACCTCCAAAACGTCAAGCTGCTCCTGCCCTGCTTGCAGGTTCTCAGGGTTTACTCGGCTAACA TGGTGAACGCCATATCCCTGGGTAATAGCGGCGCTATAGAGCTGATGTTCAAGATTGTGGCACCGTACAGTAAGAAGAATACAAGTCTGATCAA GGTCTCTGTGGATGCACTCGTTGCTCTGCTGAAATCTA AGACAAATGCTCGGCGGGCGGTGGAGGGCAGCTATGTGTCCACCCTGCTGGCCCTGTACTTGGACTGGCACCGCAACGACACGTGGCATCGTCACACGGTGATCCGTAAGGGGCTGCTGGCCTGCCTGCGCAACGTCACCAACATCAAGCTGGGCAGGCGGGCGTTCACCAAGGCTGATGGCATGCGCATTTTGTACAACTCTTCAAGT GAGTGTCTCTCGGTGCGCACCCTGGATCCTCTTGTCAACGCCTCAAGTCTCATCATGAGGAAGTGCTTCCCAAAAAACCGCTTGCCTCTGCCTACCATCAAGTCAGCCTTCCATTACCAGCTGGAGCACGTGCTGGCTTCAGGGCCGGTCGCACAGCGCTACAGCCAACCACCTGGAG GAAGAACACAGGCTCAGCTCTGCAGCGAGCCCTTAAAGAAGG TGGACGACGTGGTGGATGACAGTGACGATAACGAGGACACAGAGGCAGACACGGAGAACGATACGGAGAATGAGGAAGATGAGAAGGAATGCCGCTCCCTG AATGACGACATTGAAAAGGATATAAACAAGCTCCACCCGCAAAAGATCCCGAGCCGACCTTACGAAGAGTTAAGAGTCTATGAGAAGTTTTTTGTGGAGCTGTCTGAAGACTTCCAG GGTTATAACTTTGAATCCCCCACCACATCTTCACCGGCTCAATCCGCTCAGTCCATCGTCGTGCCCACACCTCAGGCGCTGCCCCCGAATCACATCACTGCGCCCACAGCTCAGAACGTCAGCAACGCCTCTGCTCCCGCGCCCACCATTCCTCCTCTTCAGCTGGAGACTAGCCAGTTTGGCAAGGACTTCAACACAAAGGAGGAGGCACATAATCAACCAGTGGAGCAGGATTGGTCACAAGCACCTGAATATGTCTCCCTAAATGCGGATGAGATGAGAGTCAAACAAAAAGGATCTCCCATCAGTGCACCGAAGCCCACGCAGTCCCCTCTGCTTTTAGAGGGCATCGCCATTCGCTGTttagcagcaggaggaggaggatcagACTGTGGCTCTGAGGGCGGCGAGGATGAAGGCAGCGAAGGAGCTGTCCTGGAGGTGCCCGACACGGCTCAGCTTCTCCCGCTGCATGACCTGGACCTTTATGTGGAAATGGTCAAGGGGACAAAGTCTGTGCCGCACTACACCGAGGTGGCCTATCCGGACTACTTTGGACACGTGCCCCCCACGTATCGGGAGTCCCTTTTGGAGAGGTTGTACGGGGTACAGAG GTCTAAGATTTTCCAGGATATTGAGAGATTGATTCACCCAAACAACATCATGGATAAAGTTGTTTACGACCTTGACATGCCCAG ctgtcCCGTGATTGAAAGCGATGGCGAGTCACTGAGGTTCAACTCTAAGTTTGAGTCCGGCAACCTCAGGAAGGCCATCCAGATCCGGAA GTACGAGTACGATCTGATTCTGAACTCGGACATCAACagcaaccaccaccaccagtgGTTCTACTTCGAAGTGAGCGGCATGCGCGTGGGAACCATGTACCGCTTCAACATCATCAACTGTGAAAAGTCCAACAGCCAGTTCAACTATG gcaTGCAGGCGCTGATGTACTCGGTTCAGGAGGCCATCAGCGGCAGGCCTCGCTGGGTCAGAACAGGAACAGACATCTGTTACTATAA GAACAATTTTGCCAGGAGTTCCATCGCAACCGGCGGTCAGAAAGGGAAGTCCTACTACACGATGACCTTCAGCACTAGCTTCAGCCACAAGGATGACGTGTGCTACTTTTCTTATCACTACCCTTACACGTATTCCTCTCTAAAG ATGCACCTGTCAAAGCTGGAAGCTATGAGGGCGCCCGAGATTTACCTGAGACAAGATGTCCTGTGTGAGACGCTCGGAGGAAACAGCTGCCCGTTCCTCACCATCACCGCCATGCCAGAGTCCAACTCCAGTGATCACATCTGCCAGTTTA GAAATCGTCCATTCATCTTCCTGTCGGCCAGAGTGCACCCTGGGGAAACCAATGCCAGCTGGGTGATGAAAGGCACGTTGGAGTTCCTGATGGGCACCAGCCTGCTGGCGGCCACCCTGAGAGAGGCCTACATCTTCAAGATCGTACCCATGCTCAACCCTGACGGTGTCGTCAATGGAAA tCATCGTTGTTCTCTGAGCGGGGAAGATTTGAATCGGCAGTGGCAGAACCCCAATCCTGAGCTGCACCCCACCATCTACCACACCAAGAGCCTGTTGCAGTACCTCGCACATACGCAACGAGCGCCACTG GTGTTTTGCGACTACCACGGCCATTCCAGAAAGAAAAACGTCTTCATGTACGGCTGCAGTCTGAAGGAAACCATATGGCAGTCCAACATCAGCGCGGCGTCCAGTGACTTACAAGAAGATCTGGCATACAGG GCCCTTCCAAAGATCCTCTCCCAGATTGCGCCGGCCTTCAGCATGGCCAGCTGCAGTTTTGTGGTGGAGCGCTCCAAGGAGTCGACGGCGCGCGTGGTCGTGTGGCGGGAGATCGGCGTGCAGCGCAGCTACACCATGGAGAGCACCGTCTGCGGATGCGACCAGGGCAAATATAAG GTGGTGCTGCAGTCCTTTTTATGCCCCCTACCTCCCTCCTTCATCAGCAGCCTGCCAATGACAACAGAGGAACTCTTGTGA
- the agtpbp1 gene encoding cytosolic carboxypeptidase 1 isoform X5 produces the protein MNKPKMASEKGVPSNSRAQILLAQLEKLTGDGMVRDPEMARQITSKLLHLIQTQEKTSKEVMSKGTSGMEVILSSLESTRDIPTILNILCILSELLTLGKGRRAGVFVSKGGTAVLLRILISANKEFPPNEELMLQVHSLLAKVGPKDRKLGVKARLTGALNVTINLIKKNLQNVKLLLPCLQVLRVYSANMVNAISLGNSGAIELMFKIVAPYSKKNTSLIKVSVDALVALLKSKTNARRAVEGSYVSTLLALYLDWHRNDTWHRHTVIRKGLLACLRNVTNIKLGRRAFTKADGMRILYNSSSECLSVRTLDPLVNASSLIMRKCFPKNRLPLPTIKSAFHYQLEHVLASGPVAQRYSQPPGGRTQAQLCSEPLKKVDDVVDDSDDNEDTEADTENDTENEEDEKECRSLNDDIEKDINKLHPQKIPSRPYEELRVYEKFFVELSEDFQGYNFESPTTSSPAQSAQSIVVPTPQALPPNHITAPTAQNVSNASAPAPTIPPLQLETSQFGKDFNTKEEAHNQPVEQDWSQAPEYVSLNADEMRVKQKGSPISAPKPTQSPLLLEGIAIRCLAAGGGGSDCGSEGGEDEGSEGAVLEVPDTAQLLPLHDLDLYVEMVKGTKSVPHYTEVAYPDYFGHVPPTYRESLLERLYGVQRSKIFQDIERLIHPNNIMDKVVYDLDMPSCPVIESDGESLRFNSKFESGNLRKAIQIRKYEYDLILNSDINSNHHHQWFYFEVSGMRVGTMYRFNIINCEKSNSQFNYGMQALMYSVQEAISGRPRWVRTGTDICYYKNNFARSSIATGGQKGKSYYTMTFSTSFSHKDDVCYFSYHYPYTYSSLKMHLSKLEAMRAPEIYLRQDVLCETLGGNSCPFLTITAMPESNSSDHICQFRNRPFIFLSARVHPGETNASWVMKGTLEFLMGTSLLAATLREAYIFKIVPMLNPDGVVNGNHRCSLSGEDLNRQWQNPNPELHPTIYHTKSLLQYLAHTQRAPLVFCDYHGHSRKKNVFMYGCSLKETIWQSNISAASSDLQEDLAYRALPKILSQIAPAFSMASCSFVVERSKESTARVVVWREIGVQRSYTMESTVCGCDQGKYKGFQIGTRELEEMGAQFCVALLRLKRMTGLHNHQHLLDLESDLIGTQPKVVSSCPTTYVMDEDEPSFLEAVDYSAESNDDDTEVDLEAAASAASIATTEDGGEVPDRLSDAESNNHDAWKSEPVTSSQ, from the exons ATGAACAAACCCAAGATGGCCTCAGAGAAGGG TGTTCCCAGTAACTCCAGAGCGCAGATCCTGCTGGCCCAGCTGGAGAAGCTCACCGGCGACGGTATGGTGAGGGATCCCGAGATGGCGCGGCAGATCACCTCCAAGCTCCTGCATCTCATACAGACACAGG AGAAGACGTCGAAGGAGGTGATGTCCAAAGGCACCAGCGGCATGGAGGTCATTCTTTCTTCACTGGAG AGCACCCGGGACATCCCAACAATCCTGAACATCCTTTGCATACTGAGTGAGCTGCTGACCTTGG GCAAAGGACGCAGGGCGGGGGTCTTCGTATCGAAGGGAGGAACAGCAGTGTTACTCCGCATTCTAATCAGTGCCAACAAAGAGTTTCCCCCCAACGAGGAGCTCATGTTGCAGGTTCACTCCCTACTGGCCAAGGTGGGCCCAAAAG aCAGGAAGTTGGGCGTGAAGGCACGTCTGACTGGCGCTCTGAACGTCACAATAAACCTGATCAAGAAGAACCTCCAAAACGTCAAGCTGCTCCTGCCCTGCTTGCAGGTTCTCAGGGTTTACTCGGCTAACA TGGTGAACGCCATATCCCTGGGTAATAGCGGCGCTATAGAGCTGATGTTCAAGATTGTGGCACCGTACAGTAAGAAGAATACAAGTCTGATCAA GGTCTCTGTGGATGCACTCGTTGCTCTGCTGAAATCTA AGACAAATGCTCGGCGGGCGGTGGAGGGCAGCTATGTGTCCACCCTGCTGGCCCTGTACTTGGACTGGCACCGCAACGACACGTGGCATCGTCACACGGTGATCCGTAAGGGGCTGCTGGCCTGCCTGCGCAACGTCACCAACATCAAGCTGGGCAGGCGGGCGTTCACCAAGGCTGATGGCATGCGCATTTTGTACAACTCTTCAAGT GAGTGTCTCTCGGTGCGCACCCTGGATCCTCTTGTCAACGCCTCAAGTCTCATCATGAGGAAGTGCTTCCCAAAAAACCGCTTGCCTCTGCCTACCATCAAGTCAGCCTTCCATTACCAGCTGGAGCACGTGCTGGCTTCAGGGCCGGTCGCACAGCGCTACAGCCAACCACCTGGAG GAAGAACACAGGCTCAGCTCTGCAGCGAGCCCTTAAAGAAGG TGGACGACGTGGTGGATGACAGTGACGATAACGAGGACACAGAGGCAGACACGGAGAACGATACGGAGAATGAGGAAGATGAGAAGGAATGCCGCTCCCTG AATGACGACATTGAAAAGGATATAAACAAGCTCCACCCGCAAAAGATCCCGAGCCGACCTTACGAAGAGTTAAGAGTCTATGAGAAGTTTTTTGTGGAGCTGTCTGAAGACTTCCAG GGTTATAACTTTGAATCCCCCACCACATCTTCACCGGCTCAATCCGCTCAGTCCATCGTCGTGCCCACACCTCAGGCGCTGCCCCCGAATCACATCACTGCGCCCACAGCTCAGAACGTCAGCAACGCCTCTGCTCCCGCGCCCACCATTCCTCCTCTTCAGCTGGAGACTAGCCAGTTTGGCAAGGACTTCAACACAAAGGAGGAGGCACATAATCAACCAGTGGAGCAGGATTGGTCACAAGCACCTGAATATGTCTCCCTAAATGCGGATGAGATGAGAGTCAAACAAAAAGGATCTCCCATCAGTGCACCGAAGCCCACGCAGTCCCCTCTGCTTTTAGAGGGCATCGCCATTCGCTGTttagcagcaggaggaggaggatcagACTGTGGCTCTGAGGGCGGCGAGGATGAAGGCAGCGAAGGAGCTGTCCTGGAGGTGCCCGACACGGCTCAGCTTCTCCCGCTGCATGACCTGGACCTTTATGTGGAAATGGTCAAGGGGACAAAGTCTGTGCCGCACTACACCGAGGTGGCCTATCCGGACTACTTTGGACACGTGCCCCCCACGTATCGGGAGTCCCTTTTGGAGAGGTTGTACGGGGTACAGAG GTCTAAGATTTTCCAGGATATTGAGAGATTGATTCACCCAAACAACATCATGGATAAAGTTGTTTACGACCTTGACATGCCCAG ctgtcCCGTGATTGAAAGCGATGGCGAGTCACTGAGGTTCAACTCTAAGTTTGAGTCCGGCAACCTCAGGAAGGCCATCCAGATCCGGAA GTACGAGTACGATCTGATTCTGAACTCGGACATCAACagcaaccaccaccaccagtgGTTCTACTTCGAAGTGAGCGGCATGCGCGTGGGAACCATGTACCGCTTCAACATCATCAACTGTGAAAAGTCCAACAGCCAGTTCAACTATG gcaTGCAGGCGCTGATGTACTCGGTTCAGGAGGCCATCAGCGGCAGGCCTCGCTGGGTCAGAACAGGAACAGACATCTGTTACTATAA GAACAATTTTGCCAGGAGTTCCATCGCAACCGGCGGTCAGAAAGGGAAGTCCTACTACACGATGACCTTCAGCACTAGCTTCAGCCACAAGGATGACGTGTGCTACTTTTCTTATCACTACCCTTACACGTATTCCTCTCTAAAG ATGCACCTGTCAAAGCTGGAAGCTATGAGGGCGCCCGAGATTTACCTGAGACAAGATGTCCTGTGTGAGACGCTCGGAGGAAACAGCTGCCCGTTCCTCACCATCACCGCCATGCCAGAGTCCAACTCCAGTGATCACATCTGCCAGTTTA GAAATCGTCCATTCATCTTCCTGTCGGCCAGAGTGCACCCTGGGGAAACCAATGCCAGCTGGGTGATGAAAGGCACGTTGGAGTTCCTGATGGGCACCAGCCTGCTGGCGGCCACCCTGAGAGAGGCCTACATCTTCAAGATCGTACCCATGCTCAACCCTGACGGTGTCGTCAATGGAAA tCATCGTTGTTCTCTGAGCGGGGAAGATTTGAATCGGCAGTGGCAGAACCCCAATCCTGAGCTGCACCCCACCATCTACCACACCAAGAGCCTGTTGCAGTACCTCGCACATACGCAACGAGCGCCACTG GTGTTTTGCGACTACCACGGCCATTCCAGAAAGAAAAACGTCTTCATGTACGGCTGCAGTCTGAAGGAAACCATATGGCAGTCCAACATCAGCGCGGCGTCCAGTGACTTACAAGAAGATCTGGCATACAGG GCCCTTCCAAAGATCCTCTCCCAGATTGCGCCGGCCTTCAGCATGGCCAGCTGCAGTTTTGTGGTGGAGCGCTCCAAGGAGTCGACGGCGCGCGTGGTCGTGTGGCGGGAGATCGGCGTGCAGCGCAGCTACACCATGGAGAGCACCGTCTGCGGATGCGACCAGGGCAAATATAAG GGTTTTCAGATTGGCACCAGGGAGCTGGAGGAGATGGGAGCTCAGTTCTGCGTGGCGCTGCTGAGGCTCAAGAGAATGACGGGGCTCCACAACCATCAGCACCTGCTGGACCTGGAGAGTGACCTCATTGGGACGCAGCCTAAAGTAGTCAG